TCAAAAAAGATTTTGATTTATATCTTTTATAAAAATTATTAGTTCAACTTATATAAAATAGGCATTAATCACAAAGTTCGTTGTTGAACCTTTTATTTTTTAGGTGGGGTTATTGTTTATTCTGTAGATGTGAAGTTGGTTGATTACAAGTAAAGGAGATTATTAAGCAAATGATTATAATTATCGATTTTAGAGGTCTGCACTTTAGTGTGTTAAAGAATAGATTTTTTCAATAAAGTTTTTGATTAGCAGAGTTAAATTGTAGAGAAGGATATGTGTGATTAGGGAAAGGGCAGTATTATACACTATCATTATTTCGCAAAATGTGAATTTTACGAAATAATGATAGAAAACACTATTGATAACGTGATAATTTGAATTATATCTCTAAAAATATTATAATTTAAATATACAAAGCAATCTAATTAACTTGGAGGTGCAAAAACTTTGCAACAAAACTTAAAATATAAACAAGCTGTTAAGAGTTTTATCAAATATTTGATAGCTGAACGTGGTTATTCAGAATTAACCATCAAAGAATATCAATCAGACTTAAATCTATTTGCTAGATACCTTAAAAATGAATTCGATTACAATATTGATAAATTAACTATAGATGAAATCAACCAATTCCAATTAGCGGAATTTTTAAGTGATATTATCTTAATCAACGACAATTCAGCTGCTACTCGTAATCGAAAATTATATAGTTTACGCTCCTTCTTTAATTTTCTGGTTAAAAGAAATCTATTAACCTACAATCCCAGCCTATCAATAGATGCTACTAAAGTAAATTTGAAATCTGAACCAGTTTATTTAAAAGGAACTGATATTCAAGATTATCTAAAAGCCATAGAAAATTATAAATCTAAAGCCCAAAGTCGTGATTTAGCCATTAATAAGATGTTTCTATACTGTGGATTACGTATCTC
The genomic region above belongs to Orenia metallireducens and contains:
- a CDS encoding tyrosine recombinase XerC is translated as MQQNLKYKQAVKSFIKYLIAERGYSELTIKEYQSDLNLFARYLKNEFDYNIDKLTIDEINQFQLAEFLSDIILINDNSAATRNRKLYSLRSFFNFLVKRNLLTYNPSLSIDATKVNLKSEPVYLKGTDIQDYLKAIENYKSKAQSRDLAINKMFLYCGLRISELVNLNLDDINYEDKSIKFYGKGNKERYVPLHQEVISAIKNYLPDRAQIETNNQDAIQALFLSNRGNRINVRTVQMMVKKYAKLAGVKNADDVTPHKLRHTFASMLYKQTKDLRILQELLGHSSISTTQIYTHTDKEERKRAVEQLPEL